A region of the Methylobacterium nodulans ORS 2060 genome:
ATCGGGGCCCTCGCGGGCTGGCTCGCGGAGAAGTTCACGTCCGCGAATATGGGCCTGTTCGCCAACATCCTGCTGGGCATCATCGGCGGCGTGGTGGGCAACTTCCTGGCGGCCCAGCTCCACATCCCGGTCTACGGCTTCTGGCGCAACCTGATCTCGGCCAGCATCGGGGCGATCATCCTGATCACGATCTACCGGGCGGTGCGCGGGACGCGCTCGACCTACTGATCCGGGTTCCGAACGGATCGTTCGGAACCCGGCTCACCGAACCCGCGCGGCGCGGAGCAGAGCTCCGCGCCTCCTTGAGCGAAGCCGAAATCCGCCTTGCCGCGCGATTGCGACAGCAATCGCCGAGCAATCCATCGGATTTCGTATGACGCGGCAGCCCGTCACGCCCCATTTGCCCAAACGGCGGCAAGCCCTTAAGTCAGGGCGTCGGCGCCCCATGGGGCGGGCGCCACGTCCGGATCACCCATGGCCGTCGTCCTCGATCTCCTCGCCAATGATGCGCGTCCGCGCCACCCGGAGAAGGCGCACCGGCCCGACCAGCCGATCCAGCGCAAGCCCGACTGGATCCGCGTGCGCGCGCCGGGCTCTCCCGGCTGGGCGGAGACCAACCGGATCGTGCGCGAGCACGGGCTCGTCACGGTCTGCGAGGAGGCGGGCTGCCCCAATATCGGCGAATGCTGGGAGAAGAAGCACGCCACCTTCATGATCATGGGCGACACGTGCACCCGGGCCTGCGCCTTCTGCAACGTGCGCACCGGCCTGCCGCAGGGGCTCGACGGCGACGAGCCCGCCCGCGTGGCCGATGCGGTGGCCCGGCTCGGCCTCTCCCACGTGGTCATCACCTCGGTCGACCGGGACGACCTGCGGGACGGGGGCGCCGGGCATTTCGCGGCGGTGATCGGGGCGATCCGCCAGGCAAGCCCGGGCACGACGATCGAGGTGCTCACCCCCGACTTCCTGCGCAAGGAGGGGGCGCTGGACGTGGTCGTCGCGGCCAAGCCCGACGTCTTCAACCACAACCTGGAGACGGTGCCCTCCAAGTATCTCACGGTGCGCCCGGGCGCCCGTTACTTCCACTCGGTGCGCCTCCTGCAGCGGGTCAAGGAACTCGATCCGACGATGTTCACCAAGTCCGGCATCATGGTGGGCCTGGGGGAAGAGCGGAACGAGGTGCTGCAGCTGATGGACGACCTGCGCTCGGCGGAGGTCGACTTCCTCACCATCGGCCAGTATCTGCAGCCGACGAAGAAGCACCACCCGGTCAAGCGCTTCGTGCCGCCGGACGAGTTCCGCGCCTACGAGACGACGGCCTACGCCAAGGGCTTCCTGCTCGTCTCGGCGACGCCGCTGACGCGCTCCTCCCACCATGCCGGCGCGGATTTCGCCCGGCTCAAGCAGGCCCGGCTCGACCGCCTCGCGACCGCCTGACCCGATGCCCAGCTTCCGCACCACCCGCACCGTCCGGCACAGCCCGGACGACATGTTCGCTCTCGTCGCCGACGTCGAGCGCTATCCCGAATTCCTGCCGCTCTGCGAGGGCCTGCGCGTGCTGCGCCGCCAGCCGGGAGGGGCGGGGGTGGAGACCCTGGTGGCCGAGATGAGCGTCGGCTACAAGGCGATCTCGGAGCGCTTCACCACCCGCGTCCAGCTCGACCGGCCGAACCGGCGCATCGTGGCCGAGTACATCGACGGCCCGTTCCGGCACCTGGAGAACCGCTGGAGCTTCCGCGAGGCCCCGAACGGGAGCTGCGCGGTGGAGTTCTACATCACCTACGAGTTCAGGAGCCTCACGCTCGGGCTCCTGATGGGCAAGATGTTCGACCACGCCTTCCGCAGGTTCACGGACGCGTTCGAAAGCCGGGCGGACCGGATCTACGCCAGGGCGTGAGCGCCCCGGCCCGGGAGACGATCCGCAGGGCGGGCCTTCGGCGTTCGTTCGCCGCCGGGACCGGCCTTACGCCCCTCACATCTCCGTCAGCGCCCCTTCGAGCAGCCCCAGCGCGTCCTCCACCGCCTTCCGGCGCACCTCGGCGCGGCCGAGATCGCCGTAGCGGCGCTCCAGGTGGCGCATGGTGCGCCCGGATGTGACGAGCCCGAAATGCACGAGGCCCACGGGCTTCGTCGCGGTGGCGCCCGAGGGGCCGGCGATGCCCGTGATGGCGAGCGCCACGTCGGCCCGGGAATGGGCCAGCGCCCCATCCGCCATGGCGCGCGCCACGGGCTCGCTCACGGCGCCGTGCTCGGAGATGAGGCCGAAATCGACGCCCAGCACCTCGGCCTTGGCCTCGTTCGAATAGGTGACGAAGCCCCGCTCCACCACGGCCGAGGATCCGGCCACCTCGGTGAGCAGCGCCGCCACGAGGCCCCCGGTGCAGGATTCGGCCGTGACGATGCGGCGGTGGCGCTCGCGATAGGCGGCGATCAGCACGCCCGCGCGGGTGATGAGGGCGGTGTCCGCGATCATCAGGCTTCCTTCGAAGATGAACAGAGAGGTCGTGT
Encoded here:
- a CDS encoding type II toxin-antitoxin system RatA family toxin; translation: MPSFRTTRTVRHSPDDMFALVADVERYPEFLPLCEGLRVLRRQPGGAGVETLVAEMSVGYKAISERFTTRVQLDRPNRRIVAEYIDGPFRHLENRWSFREAPNGSCAVEFYITYEFRSLTLGLLMGKMFDHAFRRFTDAFESRADRIYARA
- a CDS encoding CinA family protein produces the protein MIADTALITRAGVLIAAYRERHRRIVTAESCTGGLVAALLTEVAGSSAVVERGFVTYSNEAKAEVLGVDFGLISEHGAVSEPVARAMADGALAHSRADVALAITGIAGPSGATATKPVGLVHFGLVTSGRTMRHLERRYGDLGRAEVRRKAVEDALGLLEGALTEM
- a CDS encoding GlsB/YeaQ/YmgE family stress response membrane protein, with product MDGQVFGALGQPGVGFFMAIIIGALAGWLAEKFTSANMGLFANILLGIIGGVVGNFLAAQLHIPVYGFWRNLISASIGAIILITIYRAVRGTRSTY
- the lipA gene encoding lipoyl synthase: MAVVLDLLANDARPRHPEKAHRPDQPIQRKPDWIRVRAPGSPGWAETNRIVREHGLVTVCEEAGCPNIGECWEKKHATFMIMGDTCTRACAFCNVRTGLPQGLDGDEPARVADAVARLGLSHVVITSVDRDDLRDGGAGHFAAVIGAIRQASPGTTIEVLTPDFLRKEGALDVVVAAKPDVFNHNLETVPSKYLTVRPGARYFHSVRLLQRVKELDPTMFTKSGIMVGLGEERNEVLQLMDDLRSAEVDFLTIGQYLQPTKKHHPVKRFVPPDEFRAYETTAYAKGFLLVSATPLTRSSHHAGADFARLKQARLDRLATA